The following proteins come from a genomic window of Accipiter gentilis chromosome 2, bAccGen1.1, whole genome shotgun sequence:
- the ZFAND1 gene encoding AN1-type zinc finger protein 1, which yields MAELELGQHCGVADCRQLDFLPFVCDGCSGVFCLQHRSRDAHGCSEVNIKNNAVKPDQHRSYPCSYKDCNRKELLPVLCPYCEKHFCLRHRHQSDHECEKLDTPKPRMAATQQLVKHITDSKKNEEAKSKKRKGAKNSETAAKVALMKLKMHACGDKSLPQTERIYFQVFLPKGNKEKSRPMFFCSKWSIGKVVDFAASLASLKNDNNKSTSQKLRLCHTASGEALPFEHTLETWLSDKDYPLYNGGNIILEYLDNDVLFIEDTESYFS from the exons AtggcggagctggagctggggcagcACTGCGGGGTGGCGGATTGCCGCCAGCTCG ATTTTCTCCCCTTTGTATGTGATGGCTGTTCAGGTGTCTTTTG CCTTCAGCACAGGAGCCGGGATGCTCATGGATGTTCTGAG GTGAATATAAAAAACAATGCTGTGAAACCAGATCAGCACAGATCTTACCCATGCTCATACAAGGACTGCAACAGAAAGGAGCTTTTGCCAGTTTTATGTCCTTactgtgaaaaacatttttgtctAAG ACACCGGCATCAATCAGACCATGAATGTGAGAAACTGGACACACCAAAACCTCGAATGGCTGCCACCCAGCAGCTAGTTAAACATATTACAG ATTCTAAAAAAAATGaggaagcaaaaagcaaaaaacgCAAAGGAGCAAAAAACAGTGAGACAGCAGCAAAAGTGGCATTAATGAAACTGAAAATGCATGCTTGTGGGGACAAGTCCTTGCCTCAG ACAGAAAGAATTtactttcaagtatttttacCAAAGGggaacaaagagaaaagcaggcCCATGTTCTTTTGCAGTAAGTGGAGTATTGGCAAAGTAGTAGATTTTGCAGCTTCCTTAGCAAGCCttaaaaatgacaacaacaaatcAACATCCCAG AAATTGAGATTATGCCATACTGCCTCTGGAGAAGCTTTGCCATTCGAGCACACATTGGAAACATGGCTATCTGATAAAGACTATCCATTGTACAATGGTGGAAATATAATTTTGGAGTATCTTGATAATGATGTTCTATTTATAGAAGACACAGAGTCATACTTTAGTTAA